The genomic stretch TTCTAAATGATAGTGAACAAATCTATAGTGGAGCAGTTGGAAGAATTCCACAAGCTCAATGATGATCTAGCTAATAATATGGTGAAGATTGATGATGAGGAAGAGACTATACTCTTATAAGCTTATTACCTAGATCCTTTGAGAAATTCAAGTACTCTCTTATTTATGATAAGAAATGTGTTATTACTTTTGATGAAGTCGTGGTGGAAGTGATATCCAAAGAATTGTCAAAGCATAAATATTTGAAGAATAACGATAGTGGTGACTGCTTAAGTTTGTAAATATGAGTAAGTGAGTGTAGAGAGATGTAAAATCCAAGAGGTTTGACAAGTTAagaaaaaataattatttttgaCAAACTCGATCAGTTTATGAAGGATTGTCccaaaaggaaagaaaatgaaaatcATGTTCAAATTGTTGTTTCCTCGAATTAGGATAGTTATGATAGCGTCGATGCACTAGTGGTGTCGAGCTTGGAAACTAAAGAGATTTTGGTCATGGACTCATATTTCTTTTATCACATGTGTCTAAAAAAAGAATACTTAGAAACTTTGAATATGGAGGAAGGTGTAGTAGTTCACCTTAGTGATAATGAGGCTTGCAAGGTAAATGGTGTTGGTACGCTTAGACTTAAAATGTTCAATAATCATAAGTTTCTTTTGTACAATGTGAGGTATGTTCTATAGCTCGGAAAATACTTTTTATTCCAAAGCATGTTTGATGATCTCGGATACTACATTAGAATTAAACATGGGGTCTTAAAGATTTTGCATGGTGGAATGTCATGGGTAAATGATCTAAGCTATGTGGGTTATCTATTTTAGAAGATTCCAATTTTGTTATTCATTCATCATCAGCTAATGAAGACTTTATTGACAAGAACTAGCTATGAGATTTAAGTTCAATGCATGGTAGATTATGGATGTTGTTCATATCACTTTAATGAGTTTTATAGAAGACACTTGATAAAAACGTATTTGACCACTGAGTTGTCATTATGCTTTTGTGGTAAGGCAAGTGTCAAAGTAGCATACCTGATTGGTAGATGTTCATTTACGGGAATAAATTTCCAATTACTTATGGAGGTTTGGATTATGAAAATTGTAATCTACTTTATTTTGAAAGTCGTCAAATTTTTGCCTATTGCTCAAATCAAACTTATCTAACTTGATATTAAGGTTGTGAATGGTGCCTTCAATTGATATTCATGCGGTAAAAAAAGGTTATCGGTTGTGGGAAGTAAAACTTGAAGGATCAAACATTCACCTTAGGTAGAAAAAAATTGTTATATATGATGTAGGAATGGTTATGAGTAAAGGGATGACAATGGGCAGGGTTTGGGCAGGGTACTATAATACTCATCCCCATACCCGCAATTTAAAAAAATCCTCGTGCTCAAGCTCATACCCACTTGGGTGCCAATGTTAGCATCCGTACCCGTGCCCTATGGGTATGTAAGTACTCATACCCGTACCCGTGACCCGCAttcctattaaaaataaatagatcaattataaaatatcatataattttaagtttttaaaaacattaaaaaaattcaaacaatTTATTGTTGAAATAAACGAACACTTATATTAAATATGTAATGGCTTAACATTGATATACGTTTTACAATTGATAGACATGCATTTTTATATAAGaatataaactaaaatatataaataaaaataaaaatacataaatataGTGTGCGGGTATGGGGCGGGCTGGGTACCAAGGTGCCCATACCCGCACCCGTACCCGCTTTTTTTATGGGTAATTACCTGAGTCCATGTCCGTACCCATTTTTGCGGGTTTTTACCCTACCTGTTATGGATAAATTTGCGGGTGCCCATTGGAGATTAGTCAAATTGCCATCCCTATATGAGTTTGTGTGAGCTTTGCATTGTATATAAGCAAAGTCTCAAATATATAACAATTAACGATTGCACGGGTCACACAATGTCGTTTATTTTTTTGGAAGTTGTTAGAATAGTAAATTAATATAATATAGTGAATTTTAAAAAATGCATATAAAATTTATATAAATTAAGTAGTTTCGACCCGTAAGAAATGTATATTTAGTAGAAAAATTACTAAAAAAATTAACTAGTTACTACCCAGGCGTTTGCACGGGTCGCGCAATGTcattataaataataaataaatataatatagTGATGGTTAAAAATGTATACAAAAGATATACAGGTTAAGTAGTTTTAGCCCGTCGAAAATGTATATTTTagtagaaaaaataaataaaaaaataaagtaGTCATCTACTCGTACGTTCGCACAGGTCGCACAATGTCGTTATAAATAGTAAATAAATATAGTATAGTGATGGTTAAGAAATTTATATCAAAGATATACAAATTAAGTAGTCATCTGCTCGTGCGTTCACACGGGTCGCACGATGTCGTTATAAATAGTAAATAAATATAGTATGGAGATGGGTAAGAAATGTATATAAAAAATATACAAACTAAGTAGTCTCAGCCCGTCAGTAATGTATATTTTAgtataaaaaaaatgaaataattaaatagTCATCTACCCGTGCGAACGGATCGTGAAATGTCgttttaaataataaataaatatagtATGGTGATTGTTAAGAAATATATATAAAAGATATACAAATTAAGTAGTTTTGGCCCATCGAAAATGTATATTTTAGtagaaaaaataaatgaaataataaagTAGTCATCTACCTGTGCGTTCGCACGAGTCGCACAATGTTGTTATAAATAGTAAATAAATATAGTCTAGTGATGGTTAAAAATTTATATAAAAGATATAGAAAATAAGTAGTCTCGCCTCGTCGAAAAGGTATATTTTAGTAGAAATAATAAATGAAATAATTAAGTATTAATCTACCTGTGGGTTCGCACGTGTGGCGCAATGTTGTTATAAATAGTAAATAAATATAGGATGGTGATGGTTAATAAGTAAATATAAAAAAACTTTTTAAAACAATGAAAAAGTATCTTTAAATTATGAATGTGgtaaaaaaatattaatttaatttaaaagATATTAGTGTATTGTCAGAAATTACAGAAATATTATGTTAACAGAAATTATATATGAGAAATTATGTTTATAGAAATTACGGGATCAGTTATTTTTTTATGAGTATTgttaataattaaaaataatcattAATAAATGAAAAGTTATAAAATACTACTAATATATTAATGAAGAATAGATTAATTATTGAAAAAAATTTATATGTTTTTAAGTAAACAAAAACATATATTGAATAATAAATCAATTATTGAAGGAgaaattataaaataatatattattgaaggataaatcaaattaattattGAAGGATACattataaaatatataatattaatagTTAATTTTAGTATTGAAGCAACATAATAATAATTTTTTGATTAGTATTATTAGTAATTATAAATAATTACTAATAAGTAATAATATTGATTAATAATAAAGAAGAAGGAGATACGAATTTTATAGACATTCATATTTATATCAATTTTAGTCTTTTAAAACTCGTTTGCATACTTAATAATAAATTGGATAATTTATAAatcttttttataaatatttaatatataataaaataaattgaataaaAAGAATGACAAATTTGTGTTTTTTATAAGAAAGTTGTGTTTTTCATAAATCATAATGGTGtcatatttttttattaaaacatatatttataGCAATTTTAGTATAAATATTACcatattattatttaaaaatacaaTTTGCATAGATATATAATTATGTATAATTAGTATTGAAgttatataaaaataataaaataaaattaagaaTTAATATAATTGGTATAGTTATTTTAATCTGTGTTAATTAAAATTGACTCCCATATTAAAAAGTTGAATAAATAGTTTTAAATGGTAATTGTAATTTctaaataaataatttaaaattattaATTGTGAACTGTTTCTTTAAAAACATGTGATATGGGTcaaattatgatttttttaatgtAATTAAACTTAATCTCATTTTAAAAATTTTAAAGATAATGGACACAATGTTTCACCAAACTCAATCCAGACCCACATcttaatatatatttatatattataagATAGGTTTTAAAAATCacaatttaattttaattttaataatttattaaaataatatcataatttaatcttaattatttcatttattttttctattaaAATATACATTTTTGACGGAGGGAAACTACTTAATTTATATATCTTTGATATAAATTTCTTAACCAACCACTATACTATATTTATTTACTATTTCGATATTGTGTGACACATACGAACGCACGGgtaaataattattttattattttatttatttttctattaaaatatatattttcaatatattaaattaattaatttatatatcttttatatatatttattaatCATCACTATATTATATTAATTTACTATTCTAACCATTAACCATTGAAATCAATTCTTCGGTGAGAATTCAATTCTCTCAAAATGTATAATTCATTGAATGTTCATCTTTATCAATTGGCCAGGTATTGATTTTTAGCATGtgatttttgaagaaaaaaacAAATTGTCTCTAAGCtttttgtgaatgaattgaaaTCCATATGTCTTCAAATGGTAAACCATATGTTTTGACTCAAACAAATTATAATAGAGTTTATAAACAAAATTTTATGAAAATATAGCCTTTATTTGAAACTAAcatgttatattttattttgaaaCCATTGTACCTTTTAAAAACTAGTgaaatttattttatattttcacTTAAGTTTAACGTGTCACAAATACATAActaattaaataattttttttttgcaaatGATAAAACTTAATTATCTCAAATTGTACAATTTCCACACTTTgatataaaaaaatttaaaaaataaatcatcCTATAGTACTTTTAATTTATAAGTATTTTTTTCACCTCCTCGATGTTTATACAACTCTTTTTCTTCATTTATTATTTGTTATTGTTGTATCTATTTTACATGTCTTTCTCACTATTACGAAGGGCTAAGAGTTAAATAAAAAAACATATATAATAAAgtttaataataaaaatattaacCTTTGACGTTAATCAGAATTTTATATGGAATCTTTAGCATTAATTCTAATTTTATATTTGGTTTTCTACAAGTCCTAATACTAAAAACTATTATTTGAAGTTGACAAAGAGTGGAAGTTTTCTATAAAGCGCACAAAGTAGTTAATATTTATTATCTATATGCAAAAGGAGGAAAAATATGGCTCAAATTACTATGTTTGTTTGTACTCTTATCATATTATTTCCTCTATTTTTTGTCGTAACCAATGGTGGTATGTTCTTTTTCAAACTGTTTTCAAAACTTTGTAATTTATCTTATGCATGATATCATATCTAATATTATTTTTAGTTCtatttataaatataaaaaattaaattcaTTCAATAACTAATATATCTTATTTATATTTTGTCCAGatatattatttaataaataaatttaaaaaataattttttttataaatacATATATTTTTAGTAACATTTTAACACTACAATGCAGCTTTTCATCATGGTGTATTTCGCATTCCTTGTGTTGAAAACAGTGATTGTCCAGAGAAGACTTTACCTTTAGTTATGAAGTGTATTGATCGTCATTGTCAATATAGAATGATAGCCGAGGATTGATTAAGTTTAAAAATAATTATATCACTTCTAAGCATATAACTTTACTTTTACGCTAGATGTTTGTACTTGAGATTTTACTTTAAAATTATATTGATGTTTCCCTTGCTTTTGAAATGTTATGATAAACCTAAAAGTGTATTTGTATACTATTTTGTATACTACTTCCTTTAGTTctattaataaaaaaaataactttttaaatttattgaataattaATATATTTGGTATATTTAAGTTCGTCTATTctaaattaaaagaaaaatagGTTTAAATAAAAAAAAAGCAATTTTAATAATTAAAAGTGATGCATTAAAAATTCAATTATATATTAATCAAATGAAGTATAAAAAgcttaaaatattatttaaactataaataacatttcatacaacttAAAGTTTCTAATTATTTAAAAAGTGTATTTCTCTTAACACTTTTTGAAGTAAATTCGTCAAGCAAGTCTTCATATTTTACTGTCACGAAAATGGTCAATAAAATTCTATACACAATAAATGTATTAGGAAAATAATCCAAGTCTTTCgaaaataataatatatcagTATGTTTTATGATTTCTTCATGCAATATCTCTCTTAGTAACTTTAACTCCGCAAAAAACTCATTTCCATCAACATCAGATTGTTCATTAGGTTTTATTACTCGTTCAAAGTTACTACAACAAGACATCAAAGTTGTATCATCCAATGGTTGTAACTTGTGAGAAGTATACAAAAAACCAAAAATACTTTCGTATTCTTGATATTGCTCAAATGTCTTATTAAGATAAACAACAGCTTGATCAACAAGGTAAAGAAAATAAGTAATCCTAAAAGATTCCTCTTCAGATAGCTCGACTAACGGGATACTTAAATTCTTATCAAAATTTGTCAACCCTTTTATGTTATCTTTCAAAATTTGTCATCTCTTAGTAGAATTGACAAAAATTGTATAAATGTGTTGAACAACTCCAAAAAAAATTCTAGCTTTATTACAAGAGTTAACCATATCACACAGTGCCAAATTAAGACTATTACAACCACAAGGAGTATAAAAGACTCTTGGATTTATGTCTAAATATCTCTTTTGTGCACCTTGATGTTTTCCTTTCATATTTGAACCATTATCATAACATTGTCCTCTAACATCAAATAAGTCAAGACCAAGATCTTTCAATTTATTTTGTAATACATTAAAAAGTCTTTTACCAGCTATATCATTCACATTCAAAAATTCTAAAATGATTCCTCAATGCAAACAGAAGTTGAAGAAACATCCATATATCTTATTATCAAAGACATATCTTCTTTGGGACTAATGTAACACCTCAATTTTATTAATTGTTTCATTTTGAACTATTGGTGATTCATGATGATTTTTGGCATTTTGTTTATTATTAGATGTTGGTTtgatttaaaataaattatttgaaTATGTGTTGTTGGGGTGTGGTAGAAATAGTAGGGTACGGTGAGACGATAGAATAAGTTAGAAAATGATTATAATAATTagaattttatttattattatggataaaataaaaaatttgagAGAATAGGAGTCTGGGCCAATTGTGGGATTTGAGAAGAGTTTGTGGTAAGAAGAGGGAAGTTAGAGTTAAATTGGGCAAAGATAATAATTAATCAAAAGTAAGGAGGTTACTATATATTTTAAAAGTTGGGAGAGAAGCTAGATTTTTTGGGAGATTTTGTCAGTACGTGAGATTGGAGCAAAAAAGGTAAAGAGGGAGGGAAAAAGCTTGAgattgaagaagaagatcaatGGCTTTTGCTGGAGATCAAATAAGGGTGGGAACATGTTACAAAAGTAAAGGGTATGGTGGAAGGGTGTAATGgaggaacccttaacctccttagggttgggtgttttaatttatatttttgaATTGTGATGTTATGATGGTATTTATATGATGATTATATGCTGAATTTTGTGTGCCTATATGTGTATAATTTTCTGTTTTGAGATATTGATGTGTTCCATCATGTTTAAGGGTTTGGAAGGTTTGGGGTACATATGAATGGATGAGAATGAATGATTTTGTTGATTATAATCTGTGATATAATGTGAATTTTATGTTTTAATCATTGAATAATTATAGTATGTTGAATTATGTGATCGAGAATTTTTACAAAATTGAAATTAGAGGTCCAgaaggcctccaacgatgaaaaatgcaaAATTTACATTCTAAAGGTCCATGGTGAACGCCATACACCCATGGCGGACGCCATGAAGCTCCTGGTGGTGGACGTCATGCCCGTGACGCTTCCACATCGCAGCCAGGCAGATTTGTACTTCAacacggttttgatcataacttttgATCTGCAAGTCCAAATCAAGTGTCGTTCGAAGCGTTGAAAAGCTAACGCGAATCATTAGCTAATGAAATTGTTTTTAGGGGATGAATATGTTATGATAATATGATTATTTTATTACATGGATTATTGTATTATGAGTAAATGTTTACATGATGTTGTTATATGATTGATTAAGCATGATTATGGTGGTGCTGGTGTGCGAATGATGTTGcttgtttatatatatatatatatatatatatatatatatatatatatatatatatatatatatatatatatatatatgcatgtTATTGGATATGTGGATTATGTTGATGGTGGCATACACGGTCAGAAGAGGGGACAATGTGtatgtgttgttgttgttgcatgcTAAGAGTCCATGCATTCATGTTGTCGGAACTTTAGTTCTATTTGGTGAGCCTCGATCttatggtgatggatcgggtcCGAGTAGTTAATTCatattatgggggattagtgaagcgttactTATGATGATGGTAAAgaattttggtgagcctcgacCCCATTGTGATGGATTGGgtgtgtaacaccccgataaaaataagataattatttaaaataagttaataatatatttattaatttaattaaataattggattattattattggaattattattattggaataataagttggaaaatatataaagagttccatttggtaaaaagggtttttttcacgtgaaaaccagagaagcgacagaagTGAGAAAgaggcaaagaggaagagcaagggaacgagggttgaaggaaggaaaagcttgaagctcagagatttgccggattaactcaggtaaggggggtttatcgtcgtttaatgggtattatgggttaacatgtaatgggtagtgataaccattgaatcgactctgattagaatgatgcatgctgaaattgGTGAATTTATGGATGAATGTGATATGagttataattgaagaaaattcgtaaggattagatggaataatgttagaatttgtgagattgaatgtgtatgatctgtgttagacaatatgaatgaatgttgtgtaaaaattggaatgtggaaggttggatctgagaatctcgtagcagagaaaaccatagcagatctggaattctggtttctgATCATAtgcgtatggcactaggcaatacgcgtatgagatggtctggtatgcgtatggcactaggcaatacgcgtatggatgaagaagatgatgattttaacgtagttttgtctctgttggtacgcgtatgaggatgtggtacgcgtagcatacgcgtatgaggcaggcaatacgcgtatgggattggctgagaaatgggccatacgcgtatgggactaggcaatacgcgtacgggcagaattgtgatttttctgtgctattgttgtgcagtttttggttgttcagctgagtaatgtaattttagctgatgtatgacatagtagggatc from Lathyrus oleraceus cultivar Zhongwan6 chromosome 7, CAAS_Psat_ZW6_1.0, whole genome shotgun sequence encodes the following:
- the LOC127103651 gene encoding uncharacterized protein LOC127103651, producing MAQITMFVCTLIILFPLFFVVTNGAFHHGVFRIPCVENSDCPEKTLPLVMKCIDRHCQYRMIAED